A region from the Methanofollis liminatans DSM 4140 genome encodes:
- a CDS encoding methanogenesis marker 8 protein encodes MNDEHIIEAIGRTRVVVRDGQVVEVGDPLIRACPLAERFGRPVREMTKEAIRENIEERIRSFGMCTPDRQVLAGPDFVLFGASELISCAMRRALLDCAVIACDGAGTLVAQNPALVQGIGGRMSGLVKTSPILAVIRRIEENGGRVLDPATAAIDQVGGAAFARELGCRKAAVTVAGAGDAERIRRLFPETLIVGVHTTGLSAEEAERLVAAADIVTVCASRHLREAAGKVALLQGGAAIPVFALTPRGKDVILEKIRETDVPVFIKAERLPVAGKREPEPLI; translated from the coding sequence ATGAACGACGAGCATATCATCGAGGCGATAGGAAGGACGCGGGTCGTCGTGCGGGACGGGCAGGTCGTGGAGGTCGGCGACCCCCTGATCCGCGCCTGCCCCCTGGCCGAGCGCTTCGGCAGACCGGTGCGTGAGATGACGAAAGAGGCGATCCGGGAGAACATCGAGGAGCGGATCCGCTCGTTCGGGATGTGCACCCCTGACCGCCAGGTGCTCGCTGGCCCGGATTTCGTCCTTTTCGGGGCTTCTGAACTCATATCCTGCGCCATGCGCAGGGCTCTGCTCGACTGTGCCGTCATCGCCTGCGACGGTGCAGGCACGCTGGTCGCACAGAACCCCGCGCTCGTCCAGGGCATCGGCGGGAGAATGTCCGGTCTGGTGAAGACCTCACCGATCCTGGCGGTGATCAGGCGGATCGAGGAGAACGGCGGCCGCGTCCTCGACCCGGCGACGGCGGCGATCGACCAGGTGGGAGGCGCGGCCTTCGCCCGTGAACTCGGGTGCAGAAAGGCGGCGGTCACGGTCGCTGGCGCCGGCGATGCAGAGAGGATCCGCCGCCTCTTCCCGGAAACCCTGATCGTCGGCGTCCACACCACCGGGCTCTCAGCAGAGGAGGCCGAACGCCTTGTCGCCGCCGCCGATATCGTCACCGTCTGCGCATCGCGGCACCTCCGCGAAGCGGCCGGAAAGGTGGCGCTCCTCCAGGGCGGGGCCGCGATCCCGGTCTTCGCCCTGACGCCGCGGGGTAAGGACGTCATTCTCGAGAAGATCCGGGAGACCGACGTCCCGGTGTTTATCAAAGCGGAGCGGCTCCCGGTCGCCGGGAAACGCGAACCCGAACCCCTCATCTGA
- a CDS encoding CARDB domain-containing protein, protein MKKIVSIVLMMFCLLTGSAAAAETSSYDAAAMVAVTDVQISPDVLMNGDTATVAVTVKNTGSASVSISRATFFGTGISVQNTQTYDAVGDLGPGTTKTFTFTIKADGSETVYYPTFYLDFRDAGSLRYPVAVKVQDEEVQISVQEMPDVFAADKKETVTLLIGNPRENAVSGVTVAPAGEAIQSTQSSSFIGNLDPDGSATVSFDIAASHSTDLTFTVTYRNGMNTHTSTITVPIEVGTSKTAPIMVVNNLALSSSGSSYEISGDLSNAGLEDAYSVIVTVGSPAQGADPYPSYVIGSLDSDDFSSFEVTFTGQGLTSVPVIVQYKDEDGNDYTTAYTMKMNGATAATGDTSASASGSGRMSAAPGGGGPGGMGMFGMSGGGLGTIPFTQIGILLVVLVVGLVGWRKGYLGRARTALKNRMKKE, encoded by the coding sequence ATGAAAAAGATAGTTTCGATTGTTTTGATGATGTTCTGCCTGCTCACCGGCTCAGCCGCTGCGGCAGAAACGAGCAGTTACGATGCCGCAGCCATGGTGGCGGTTACCGATGTGCAGATCAGCCCTGACGTGCTGATGAACGGCGACACCGCCACGGTCGCCGTCACGGTAAAGAACACCGGGAGCGCAAGTGTCTCCATATCCCGGGCAACATTCTTCGGCACCGGGATCTCGGTCCAGAACACCCAGACCTACGACGCCGTCGGCGACCTGGGCCCCGGGACCACGAAGACGTTCACCTTCACCATCAAGGCCGACGGTTCGGAGACCGTCTATTACCCGACGTTCTACCTGGACTTCAGGGACGCCGGAAGCCTCCGCTACCCGGTCGCCGTGAAGGTGCAGGACGAAGAGGTGCAGATATCGGTCCAGGAGATGCCCGATGTCTTCGCCGCCGACAAGAAAGAAACAGTCACGCTCCTGATAGGAAACCCGCGCGAGAACGCCGTCAGCGGCGTGACCGTCGCCCCCGCGGGCGAGGCGATCCAGAGCACCCAGTCGAGTTCCTTCATCGGCAACCTCGATCCCGACGGATCGGCGACTGTCTCATTTGACATTGCGGCATCGCACTCCACCGACCTCACCTTCACGGTCACCTACCGCAACGGCATGAACACGCACACCTCTACCATCACCGTCCCGATAGAGGTGGGGACGTCCAAAACGGCCCCGATCATGGTGGTCAACAACCTGGCCCTGAGCAGTTCAGGCAGTTCATACGAGATCAGCGGCGACCTGAGCAATGCCGGCCTCGAGGACGCCTATTCGGTGATCGTCACCGTCGGCAGCCCGGCCCAGGGGGCGGACCCGTACCCCTCCTACGTGATCGGCTCCCTGGATTCAGATGATTTCTCGAGTTTCGAGGTGACGTTCACCGGCCAGGGCCTCACATCGGTGCCGGTCATCGTCCAGTACAAGGATGAAGACGGCAACGATTACACGACGGCCTATACCATGAAAATGAACGGCGCCACCGCCGCCACCGGCGATACGAGTGCGTCAGCATCTGGTTCAGGGCGCATGAGCGCCGCACCCGGCGGCGGGGGCCCCGGCGGCATGGGGATGTTCGGCATGTCGGGCGGCGGCCTCGGGACCATACCGTTCACCCAGATCGGCATCCTCCTCGTCGTCCTGGTCGTCGGCCTTGTCGGATGGCGCAAGGGCTACCTCGGGCGCGCCCGCACGGCCCTGAAGAACCGGATGAAGAAGGAGTGA
- a CDS encoding ABC transporter ATP-binding protein: MSSVPVISLKNVVKVYPLPAGDVTALRGISLDIMEGEFVAIMGPSGSGKSTLLNQIGSLDVPTSGDLFIAGRNIREMNDDELTDMRRDTIGYIFQKFNLIPLLTLYENVEYPLILKYGKRDTTGRPIELLRMVGLEGSMIEHKPTEISGGQQQRVAIARALANDPKILLCDEPTGNLDSKTSEQIMDLLTDLNRQGRTIIMVTHNPETAEYAHRTIVIRDGRIAL; the protein is encoded by the coding sequence ATGAGCAGCGTTCCGGTCATCAGCCTGAAGAACGTCGTCAAGGTGTATCCCCTGCCTGCAGGGGACGTGACGGCGCTCAGGGGGATCTCGCTCGACATCATGGAGGGGGAGTTCGTGGCGATCATGGGGCCGTCGGGGTCAGGAAAGTCCACCCTGCTCAACCAGATCGGCAGCCTGGACGTCCCGACCTCCGGCGACCTCTTCATCGCCGGGAGGAACATCAGGGAGATGAACGACGACGAACTCACCGATATGCGGCGGGACACGATCGGCTACATCTTCCAGAAGTTCAACCTCATCCCCCTCCTCACCCTCTACGAGAACGTGGAATACCCGCTGATCCTGAAATACGGGAAGCGGGACACGACCGGGAGACCGATCGAACTGCTGCGGATGGTCGGACTGGAGGGGTCGATGATCGAGCACAAACCCACCGAGATCTCGGGCGGGCAGCAGCAGCGGGTGGCGATCGCCCGAGCGCTTGCCAACGACCCGAAGATCCTCCTCTGCGACGAACCCACCGGAAACCTCGATTCAAAGACGAGCGAGCAGATCATGGATCTCCTCACCGATCTGAACCGGCAGGGGCGCACGATCATCATGGTCACCCATAACCCGGAGACGGCAGAATACGCCCACCGCACGATCGTCATCAGGGACGGGAGGATCGCCCTATGA
- a CDS encoding ABC transporter permease, with the protein MTGNVIFDLSVRNVRRHFLRSFLAAIGIVIGVIAITSLGIMGANLTLSVTATLSENSDIIKVSPGGGPGGGGGPGFGGGGGSDEEEYIDESQFKDIKQAASPNTVIPVYSESDTITVGDLEGRATVYGLDPDDIATLLTVANGTFLKSTSTALVGPTLAERYELKIGSRITIGDEDSDEGTSTVRVAGILEERGMTYDISTDNAIVVSDRWFTGFYGGEGEYSEVIVKLDDINDVDAVEEAIDDQLNRKEDEVTISDASRMMDSITSSISTIISMMMGIGAISLLVASVSIFNVMMMSVTERIKEIGILRSIGTRRSVVRRMFLYEAFILGMLGAVVGGILSMIIGYLVVLVMIGTTDYFFTFDSLIYIPYGIAVGIVVCVLSGVYPAWSAANLDPIEALATE; encoded by the coding sequence ATGACCGGGAACGTGATCTTCGATCTCTCGGTCAGGAACGTGAGGCGGCACTTTCTCCGCTCGTTCCTCGCCGCCATCGGGATCGTCATCGGGGTCATCGCCATCACCTCCCTCGGGATCATGGGGGCGAACCTGACCCTCTCGGTCACGGCGACGCTCTCGGAGAACAGCGACATCATCAAGGTCTCGCCGGGCGGAGGGCCGGGAGGCGGCGGCGGACCCGGGTTCGGCGGCGGAGGAGGAAGTGACGAGGAGGAATATATCGACGAGAGCCAGTTCAAGGATATCAAACAGGCCGCAAGTCCGAACACCGTGATACCGGTGTATTCGGAGTCGGATACGATAACGGTCGGTGACCTGGAAGGCCGGGCGACGGTCTACGGTCTTGACCCGGACGATATCGCCACCCTGCTCACCGTGGCGAACGGCACCTTCCTGAAGAGCACGTCGACGGCGCTGGTGGGCCCCACCCTGGCCGAGCGCTACGAACTCAAGATCGGGAGCCGGATCACGATCGGCGACGAAGACAGCGACGAGGGCACGAGCACGGTCAGGGTCGCAGGGATTCTCGAAGAGCGCGGCATGACCTACGATATCTCCACCGACAACGCGATCGTCGTTTCCGATCGCTGGTTCACCGGGTTCTACGGCGGCGAGGGGGAATACAGCGAGGTCATCGTAAAACTCGACGATATCAACGATGTCGATGCGGTCGAAGAGGCGATCGACGACCAGTTGAACCGTAAAGAGGACGAGGTCACGATCTCGGACGCATCGCGGATGATGGACTCGATCACCTCGTCGATCTCGACGATCATCTCTATGATGATGGGCATCGGGGCGATATCGCTTCTTGTCGCCTCGGTGAGCATCTTCAACGTGATGATGATGTCGGTGACCGAACGGATCAAGGAGATCGGGATCCTGCGGAGCATCGGCACCCGCCGGAGCGTGGTGCGCCGGATGTTCCTGTACGAGGCGTTCATCCTGGGGATGCTCGGGGCGGTCGTCGGCGGGATCCTGAGCATGATCATCGGGTATCTCGTCGTCCTCGTCATGATCGGGACGACGGATTACTTCTTCACGTTCGACAGTCTGATCTATATCCCGTACGGCATAGCGGTCGGGATCGTCGTCTGCGTGCTCTCCGGGGTGTACCCGGCGTGGAGTGCGGCGAACCTCGATCCGATCGAGGCGCTGGCGACCGAGTAG
- a CDS encoding FHA domain-containing protein — MEQEEGQHTLVMEKDQDFLDELSDYLDVLGNATRLRILKSIERTPKDMRTISREIETSYENTKKHIDKLLLAGVIRKEAGMSAPTSKGIHPVWKYSVIPGGLEAIIQNLGLFSNLQVSFGDLGLSRRIEDVLGQVSEKLGTAAPVVVLLGGPDDGKIFALGAEIISIGREDAAAVPSDPEREIVLSEEYAAVTRVSRPHCRLIHSSGLWQIEDCGSTGGTFVNNTRLAVHTRTAIRDGDIIDLGKGVRGARLVFRVPKEEEKA, encoded by the coding sequence ATGGAGCAGGAAGAAGGGCAGCATACCCTCGTGATGGAGAAGGACCAGGACTTTCTCGACGAACTCTCGGATTATCTCGATGTCCTCGGGAACGCCACGCGGCTGCGGATCCTGAAGTCCATCGAGCGGACGCCCAAGGACATGAGGACGATCTCGCGGGAGATCGAGACGAGTTACGAGAACACGAAAAAACATATCGACAAACTCCTCCTTGCCGGTGTGATCAGGAAAGAAGCCGGAATGAGCGCTCCAACCTCGAAAGGGATCCACCCGGTCTGGAAGTATTCGGTGATCCCGGGCGGGCTTGAGGCGATCATCCAGAACCTCGGGCTGTTCTCGAATCTTCAGGTCAGTTTCGGGGATCTCGGCCTCTCCAGACGGATCGAGGATGTTCTCGGGCAGGTATCGGAAAAACTCGGGACGGCGGCACCGGTCGTCGTGCTCCTCGGCGGCCCGGATGACGGAAAGATCTTTGCGCTTGGAGCGGAGATCATCAGCATCGGGAGGGAGGACGCGGCGGCCGTGCCATCTGATCCGGAGCGGGAGATCGTCCTCTCAGAGGAGTATGCAGCGGTCACGCGGGTCTCCCGGCCGCACTGCCGTCTCATTCATTCGTCGGGGCTGTGGCAGATCGAGGACTGCGGCAGCACCGGCGGGACGTTCGTGAACAATACCCGTCTGGCCGTCCATACAAGGACAGCGATCCGCGACGGCGATATCATCGATCTTGGAAAAGGTGTCAGGGGGGCCAGGCTTGTCTTCAGGGTTCCAAAAGAGGAGGAAAAAGCCTGA
- a CDS encoding serine/threonine-protein kinase, with the protein MKMHKRGAAVWILVLLTLFCSVCGSAAGDGSAGASNETVQSDQYPHFRPDTSLREDGSSVIRSVLQSLTQRSLYLPDPPVLDTIDANATITPFPDRMPERMENETERDRSFGPIPALEITGAYVIFLLTFGLSALLLILLSRAGRRISAGYVLDCPRSVSIALAGGYLILGLTAGFLSIPVLSLFSASVLMGNQIWATGAAAFLLVYLLLASLLLSYAVFNRKSFVLVQAAHPIPAIALLVTLWIVTEPLSGVNSPVLLPGFMIASALLPGIHGYCMRKGTAPVPNAGGSSSAPTMVSGGISAPVRTGNGFPPELDDRYMDAELVGRGGMALVFRAQRREDGATVAVKVPTRYDEMTGHCFMKEMQIWKGLSHKNIVEVYAYNILPVPYVEMEYVGPSLADMNKPIPPDEAVRIIRGVAEGLACAHAAGLIHRDIKPGNILIAPDGTPRITDWGLGKEVADRKETRFIAFSLDYAAPEQISPGTYGRGDARTDIFQLGVVFYELLTGRLPFAGEGVGEVSVGILTAEPVPPSGIIDTLGAFDGIVLRCLEKKPDRRYQSIQDLLFDLDDVEDRSF; encoded by the coding sequence ATGAAGATGCATAAAAGAGGAGCAGCAGTATGGATTCTTGTTCTCCTCACCCTCTTCTGCAGCGTTTGTGGATCTGCTGCCGGGGACGGGAGTGCGGGCGCTTCCAACGAGACAGTCCAGAGCGATCAGTATCCGCATTTCCGCCCGGACACCAGCCTGAGGGAAGATGGATCCTCCGTGATCAGGAGCGTGCTGCAGTCGCTCACCCAGAGATCGCTCTACCTGCCCGATCCTCCGGTACTCGATACGATCGATGCCAATGCCACGATCACTCCTTTCCCTGACCGGATGCCCGAGCGAATGGAGAATGAGACAGAACGGGATCGATCATTCGGCCCGATCCCGGCGCTGGAAATCACGGGGGCGTACGTGATATTTTTGCTCACCTTCGGGCTCTCGGCGCTGCTGCTCATCCTGCTCTCAAGGGCAGGGAGGCGGATATCGGCAGGCTACGTCCTTGACTGTCCGCGATCGGTCTCCATCGCTCTTGCAGGGGGTTATCTCATCCTCGGGCTCACCGCGGGATTTTTGTCCATACCTGTGCTCTCTTTGTTCAGCGCATCCGTTCTGATGGGGAACCAGATCTGGGCCACCGGCGCGGCGGCGTTTCTGCTGGTCTACCTCCTCCTCGCATCGCTTCTTCTCTCGTATGCCGTATTCAACCGGAAGTCTTTTGTGCTCGTCCAGGCCGCCCACCCGATCCCGGCCATCGCTCTCCTCGTGACGCTCTGGATCGTCACAGAGCCCCTGTCCGGCGTGAACAGCCCGGTGCTGCTCCCGGGGTTCATGATCGCTTCGGCGCTCCTGCCCGGGATCCACGGGTATTGCATGAGGAAAGGGACCGCTCCTGTCCCGAATGCCGGCGGATCTTCCTCGGCGCCGACGATGGTCAGCGGCGGCATCTCTGCGCCGGTGAGAACCGGGAACGGATTCCCTCCCGAGCTGGACGACCGGTACATGGATGCCGAACTGGTGGGCAGGGGCGGGATGGCGCTGGTGTTCAGGGCGCAACGACGCGAGGACGGCGCAACGGTGGCGGTCAAGGTGCCGACGCGCTATGACGAGATGACCGGCCACTGCTTCATGAAGGAGATGCAGATCTGGAAGGGGCTCTCGCATAAAAATATCGTCGAGGTCTACGCCTACAACATCCTCCCGGTTCCGTACGTGGAGATGGAGTACGTCGGCCCGTCTCTTGCCGATATGAATAAGCCCATCCCGCCGGATGAAGCGGTCAGGATCATCAGGGGTGTCGCGGAAGGGCTTGCCTGCGCCCATGCGGCCGGGCTGATCCACCGGGATATCAAGCCCGGCAACATCCTGATCGCCCCTGACGGGACACCCAGGATCACGGACTGGGGGCTCGGCAAGGAGGTAGCCGACCGCAAGGAAACCCGTTTCATTGCATTTTCCCTGGATTATGCCGCTCCCGAACAGATCTCGCCCGGGACCTACGGGCGCGGGGACGCACGGACCGACATCTTCCAGCTCGGGGTGGTATTCTACGAACTGCTGACCGGGAGACTGCCCTTTGCCGGGGAAGGCGTGGGAGAGGTGAGCGTCGGGATCCTCACCGCCGAACCGGTCCCGCCCTCGGGGATCATAGACACGCTCGGTGCTTTTGACGGCATCGTCCTCAGATGCCTCGAGAAAAAACCTGACCGGCGGTATCAGTCCATCCAGGATCTTCTTTTCGACCTCGATGACGTCGAGGACAGGTCATTCTGA
- a CDS encoding DUF7123 family protein, whose translation MIQDGQFRRQYTTTQQKVLTYLKNGIKKGDRYFKSRYIAKDLGLSSKEVGMNLAILAETCEELEIIRWSYSNSTTWMIRQQANAPDGVG comes from the coding sequence ATGATCCAGGACGGACAATTCCGGAGGCAGTACACGACCACCCAGCAAAAAGTGCTGACCTATCTCAAAAACGGCATAAAAAAAGGCGATCGCTATTTCAAGTCCAGGTATATTGCAAAAGACCTCGGGCTGTCATCCAAGGAGGTCGGGATGAACCTTGCGATTCTTGCAGAGACCTGCGAGGAGCTCGAGATCATCCGCTGGAGTTATTCGAACTCGACCACATGGATGATCCGCCAGCAGGCGAACGCACCGGATGGTGTCGGGTAA
- a CDS encoding PP2C family protein-serine/threonine phosphatase has translation MVRYDICGMTHAGQKGRNEDAYAVIEIADASLLAVADGVGGEVHGDRAAQIAIESVTAAFTGTYRRGMERGEIKDLLASAFAEADLRIRETAKSEGRMGTTLVAAIITNRCVVIANCGDSRAFVTGTGMRFRTREHTLVQMLLEQGSIDAAEARHHPLRNVIVHALGITMTVDLYEEDLRPGEILVLCSDGLPDEAAREILSSGAERGSEEIARELLQGGIARSDDDVTVVVLKE, from the coding sequence GTGGTCAGGTACGATATCTGCGGCATGACGCACGCCGGCCAGAAAGGCCGGAATGAAGATGCGTACGCCGTGATAGAGATCGCCGACGCATCCCTTCTCGCCGTTGCCGACGGGGTGGGCGGGGAGGTGCACGGCGACCGGGCGGCGCAGATCGCGATCGAGAGTGTCACCGCTGCCTTCACCGGGACATACCGGCGGGGGATGGAAAGGGGAGAGATCAAGGATCTTCTGGCGTCCGCCTTTGCCGAAGCGGACCTGCGGATCAGGGAGACGGCGAAGAGCGAGGGAAGAATGGGAACGACCCTTGTCGCCGCCATCATCACAAACCGCTGCGTCGTGATCGCAAACTGCGGAGACAGCCGGGCGTTTGTCACCGGGACCGGCATGAGATTCAGGACGCGGGAACACACGTTGGTACAGATGCTGCTCGAACAGGGGTCCATCGACGCCGCGGAGGCGAGGCATCACCCCCTCAGGAACGTGATCGTCCATGCGCTCGGCATCACGATGACGGTTGACCTCTATGAAGAGGATCTCCGGCCAGGAGAGATCCTGGTCCTCTGCAGCGACGGCCTTCCAGACGAAGCGGCCCGGGAGATCCTCTCTTCAGGGGCTGAAAGGGGGAGCGAGGAGATCGCGCGGGAACTCCTGCAGGGGGGCATCGCCAGATCAGACGACGACGTGACTGTTGTCGTCTTGAAAGAATAG
- a CDS encoding heparan-alpha-glucosaminide N-acetyltransferase — MIQHLPTLSARVLGLISTHTSPRRFREIDFLRGVAIIMMVVYHLLFDLAFFGVAAIDVLGGFWRSFALATATLFIALAGLSLPISYARRKDRETGLSLWLDYGRRGAKIFAFGLLATIATWLFIGDGFIVFGILHLIGTAIILAPFFLRFGRWNLLMGAGIVLAALPLDRVTGPYWLVPLGIHPAVFYSVDYVPLIPWLGVALIGMGAGFLLYPGGKRRFFLPAFNLAGSEIVCAMGRNSLLIYLIHQPVIVALLLAWLALIA; from the coding sequence ATGATCCAGCACCTCCCCACCCTTTCAGCACGGGTGCTGGGCCTAATCTCCACCCACACCTCCCCCCGTCGGTTCCGGGAGATCGACTTCCTGCGGGGCGTCGCCATCATCATGATGGTCGTCTACCATCTCCTCTTCGATCTCGCCTTCTTCGGCGTCGCGGCGATCGATGTGCTGGGCGGGTTCTGGCGCTCATTTGCCCTTGCCACCGCCACCCTCTTCATCGCCCTTGCCGGTCTGTCCCTGCCGATCAGCTATGCCAGACGAAAAGACCGGGAAACCGGCCTCTCTCTCTGGCTGGACTATGGGCGGAGGGGCGCAAAGATCTTCGCGTTCGGGCTGCTCGCCACCATTGCCACCTGGCTCTTCATCGGCGACGGGTTCATCGTCTTCGGCATCCTCCACCTCATCGGGACCGCGATCATCCTCGCCCCCTTCTTCCTCAGGTTCGGGAGGTGGAACCTTCTCATGGGGGCAGGGATCGTGCTTGCGGCCCTCCCCCTCGACAGGGTGACCGGACCGTACTGGCTCGTGCCCCTCGGCATCCATCCGGCTGTCTTTTACAGCGTGGACTATGTGCCGCTGATCCCCTGGCTCGGGGTTGCGCTGATCGGGATGGGCGCCGGGTTCCTCCTCTATCCCGGCGGTAAAAGACGGTTTTTTCTGCCTGCGTTCAATCTGGCCGGGTCTGAGATCGTCTGCGCAATGGGACGAAACTCGCTCCTGATCTATCTCATCCACCAGCCGGTGATCGTCGCCCTGCTCCTCGCCTGGCTGGCGCTGATCGCATAA
- a CDS encoding response regulator, with protein sequence MIRLLLVDDDPSLLDIGKLFLKKSGAFSIETAESAVTALEMLAVHPFDAVISDYEMPVTDGIAFLREVRRRYRDLPFILFTGRGREEVVIEALNSGADFYVQKGGDPVSQFADLTHKIMQATEKKKTTDALERAEERYRLIMEGIFDGITTASPDGIITYASPSMTRITGYPTEEIVGHSFLEFVSAGDRERLMSHFVRTLAGETAEGLQIALCQKSGDIAHVEMNGGPLIRKGNVVGAQSAMRDITSQKKAEMSLKEEKKRLECIINGAGLAIWNWNLETGEVYYNDYYLEMLGYAPGDAPSGDLEWIMLVHPDDRTEMARGMSEHLEGKTPYYSCEFRLRGKDNSWIRVHSAGRVVAEDSAGRPLRVSGVHQVIRKPGTNSTSS encoded by the coding sequence ATGATCCGCCTGCTTCTTGTGGACGACGATCCCTCCTTGCTCGATATCGGGAAACTATTCCTCAAAAAATCGGGAGCGTTCAGTATAGAAACGGCAGAATCTGCCGTAACGGCGCTGGAGATGCTGGCAGTGCACCCGTTCGACGCCGTCATATCGGACTACGAGATGCCGGTGACGGACGGCATCGCATTTCTCAGGGAGGTCAGGCGGCGATACCGGGACCTTCCGTTCATTCTCTTCACCGGCCGAGGGCGTGAAGAAGTGGTGATCGAGGCGCTGAACAGCGGTGCGGATTTTTATGTCCAGAAAGGAGGGGACCCGGTTTCGCAGTTCGCCGACCTGACGCACAAGATCATGCAGGCCACAGAAAAGAAAAAAACAACGGACGCACTTGAAAGAGCGGAAGAACGTTACCGCCTCATCATGGAAGGCATCTTCGACGGCATCACCACCGCGAGCCCGGACGGCATCATCACGTACGCCTCGCCATCAATGACGCGGATCACCGGTTACCCCACCGAAGAGATCGTCGGACACTCCTTTCTGGAGTTTGTCTCGGCAGGGGACAGGGAACGGCTGATGAGCCATTTCGTCCGCACACTGGCAGGAGAAACTGCAGAGGGGCTTCAGATCGCTCTTTGCCAAAAGAGCGGAGATATCGCCCACGTTGAAATGAACGGAGGCCCTTTGATCCGCAAAGGGAACGTAGTCGGCGCCCAGAGCGCCATGCGCGATATCACCAGCCAGAAAAAAGCAGAAATGTCCCTGAAGGAAGAAAAAAAGCGGCTCGAATGCATTATCAATGGGGCGGGGCTTGCGATCTGGAACTGGAACCTGGAGACGGGGGAAGTCTATTACAACGATTATTATCTGGAGATGCTCGGTTACGCGCCCGGAGACGCTCCGTCAGGGGATCTGGAATGGATTATGCTCGTCCACCCCGACGACCGGACAGAGATGGCGAGGGGCATGAGCGAACACCTCGAGGGAAAGACCCCCTATTATTCCTGCGAGTTCAGGCTCAGGGGAAAAGACAACTCCTGGATACGGGTGCACAGCGCGGGAAGAGTGGTGGCGGAGGACAGTGCCGGCCGACCGCTGCGCGTGAGCGGCGTCCACCAGGTGATCAGGAAACCCGGCACGAACAGCACCTCATCCTGA